In the genome of Segatella copri, one region contains:
- a CDS encoding nucleotidyltransferase, translated as MKPTLLLLAAGMGSRYGGLKQLDGLGPNGETIMDYSIYDAIQAGFGKIVFVIRKDFEDQFREKILSKYEGHIPAELCFQALDDLPEGFSVPEGREKPWGTNHAVLMAKDIIKEPFCVINCDDFYNRDCFMVIGKFLSELPEGSTNKYAMVGFRVGNTLSENGTVARGICSKDENENLTTCVERTEIMRINGEVSYKDEEGKWVAIGDNTPVSMNVWGFTPDYFEHSEAYFKEFLSDPKNMENKKAEFFIPLMVNKLINEGTSTVKVLDTTSKWFGVTYAADRQSVVDKIQSLIDEGVYPNKLF; from the coding sequence TTGGCTGCCGGTATGGGTAGCCGTTATGGTGGTTTGAAACAGCTCGATGGTCTGGGCCCAAATGGTGAGACAATCATGGACTACAGCATCTACGATGCTATTCAGGCTGGTTTTGGAAAGATTGTTTTCGTTATCCGCAAGGATTTCGAGGATCAGTTCCGTGAGAAAATCCTCTCTAAGTACGAGGGTCATATCCCTGCAGAGCTTTGCTTCCAGGCATTGGACGATCTGCCAGAGGGATTCAGCGTACCAGAAGGTCGTGAGAAGCCATGGGGTACAAACCATGCAGTGTTGATGGCTAAGGACATCATCAAGGAGCCATTCTGCGTTATCAACTGCGATGACTTCTACAACCGTGACTGCTTCATGGTTATCGGCAAGTTCCTCTCTGAGCTTCCAGAGGGTAGCACCAACAAGTATGCTATGGTAGGTTTCCGCGTAGGTAACACCCTGAGCGAGAATGGTACCGTGGCTCGTGGTATCTGCTCTAAAGATGAGAACGAGAACCTGACTACTTGTGTAGAGCGCACCGAGATTATGCGTATCAACGGTGAGGTTTCTTACAAGGACGAGGAAGGCAAGTGGGTTGCCATCGGCGACAACACTCCTGTTTCCATGAACGTATGGGGCTTCACTCCAGACTACTTCGAGCACAGCGAGGCTTACTTCAAGGAGTTCTTGAGCGATCCTAAGAACATGGAGAACAAGAAGGCTGAGTTCTTTATCCCATTGATGGTTAACAAGCTCATCAACGAGGGTACATCTACCGTGAAGGTGCTCGATACAACAAGTAAGTGGTTTGGTGTAACTTACGCTGCTGACCGTCAGAGCGTGGTTGACAAGATCCAGAGCCTCATCGACGAGGGTGTATATCCAAACAAGCTCTTCTAA
- a CDS encoding DHH family phosphoesterase, which yields MNLNKITDQEAAILREMIAASQHIVICAHKSPDGDAIGSSLGWAYYLRSLGKAPVICVPDMIPDALSWMPGCDDILRYDKRPELVQKAFDEADLVCCLDFGSVGRLDEMDPVLMGCKARKLVIDHHLAPNLEVDLKISDPHASSASELVFRVIWQLGGFPELDKTWATCVYCGMMTDTGGFTYNSSNPDIYYIICQLLTKGIDKDKIYRNVFNNSRVSAVRFRGHLMNEKLQVIESLHASYYTVTRKELKQYDFIKGDLEGLVNVPLTIKGHKLSISLREDTDIDNRVLVSLRSVDDFPCNKMAEQFFNGGGHRNASGGKLLCSIEEAEKIAQKAILAFADLLK from the coding sequence ATCAATTTAAATAAGATAACAGATCAGGAAGCCGCTATTCTCCGTGAGATGATAGCGGCTTCTCAGCATATTGTCATTTGCGCACATAAGTCGCCGGATGGTGATGCCATCGGTTCGTCCCTGGGATGGGCCTATTATTTGCGTTCTCTGGGCAAGGCTCCTGTCATCTGTGTGCCTGATATGATTCCGGATGCCCTTTCCTGGATGCCGGGATGTGATGATATTCTGCGCTATGACAAGCGTCCTGAGCTGGTGCAGAAGGCCTTTGATGAGGCCGACCTCGTGTGCTGTCTTGATTTCGGAAGTGTTGGCCGTCTCGACGAGATGGACCCTGTGCTGATGGGATGCAAGGCAAGAAAACTGGTGATAGACCATCATCTGGCTCCTAACCTGGAGGTGGATCTGAAAATTTCTGATCCGCATGCCAGCAGTGCCAGCGAGTTGGTATTCCGGGTAATATGGCAGTTGGGCGGTTTCCCTGAGTTGGATAAGACCTGGGCTACCTGCGTTTACTGCGGTATGATGACGGATACGGGTGGATTCACCTATAATTCCTCTAATCCGGATATCTACTACATCATCTGCCAGCTCCTTACCAAGGGCATCGACAAGGATAAGATCTATCGCAATGTCTTCAACAATTCCCGTGTATCTGCAGTAAGATTCCGTGGTCATCTGATGAACGAGAAACTGCAGGTCATCGAGTCGCTCCATGCCAGTTACTATACGGTAACCCGCAAGGAACTGAAGCAGTATGATTTCATCAAGGGCGACCTGGAGGGTCTGGTGAATGTGCCGCTTACCATCAAGGGCCACAAGCTTTCCATCTCTCTTCGTGAGGATACGGATATTGACAACCGCGTGTTGGTAAGTCTCCGTTCGGTGGATGATTTCCCATGCAACAAGATGGCAGAGCAGTTCTTCAATGGCGGTGGCCATCGCAATGCTTCGGGTGGCAAGTTGCTTTGCAGCATCGAGGAGGCAGAGAAGATAGCACAGAAAGCCATTCTGGCTTTTGCTGATTTATTGAAGTAG